One window of Globicephala melas chromosome 2, mGloMel1.2, whole genome shotgun sequence genomic DNA carries:
- the HYKK gene encoding hydroxylysine kinase translates to MSSGGGQQSQALTKPTFSEVQASALVESVFGLKVSKIKPLPSYDDQNFHVCILRTKDTTDGPNEYVLKISNSESSKTPDLIEVQSHIIIFLRAAGFPTASMCRTKGDNLTSLISVDSGSEIKSYLVRLLTYLPGRPIAEIPSSPQLLYEIGRVAAKLDKTLEKFHHPKLSSLHRENFIWNLKNVPLLEKYLYALGQNRNREIVEQVVQLFKDEVMTKLSQFRECINHGDLNDHNILIESSKSAFGDAVYQVSGILDFDDMSYGYYVFEVAITIMYMMIESKTPIQVGGHVLAGFESVVPLTPVERGALFLLVCSRFCQSLVLAAYSCQLYPENKEYLMITAKTGWKHLQQMFDMGQKAVEEIWFETAKSYESGISM, encoded by the exons aTGTCAAGTGGAGGTGGTCAGCAATCACAGGCTCTTACCAAACCCACTTTCAGTGAGGTACAAGCCTCTGCATTAGTGGAATCGGTATTTGGATTAAAAGTTTCCAAGATCAAGCCACTTCCTAGCTATGATGACCAAAACTTTCATGTATGCATTTTAAGAACCAAAGACACTACAGATGGCCCAAATGAGTATGTCCTCAAAATAAGCAACAGCGAGTCAAGCAAAACTCCAGACCTGATTGAAGTGCAGAGTCACATCATCATATTTCTGAGAGCAGCTGGATTTCCAACGGCCTCCATGTGTCGTACTAAAGGAGACAACTTAACCTCTCTCATATCAGTAG ATAGCGGCTCTGAAATCAAAAGCTACTTGGTGAGGCTGCTGACGTATCTGCCAGGAAGGCCTATAGCTGAGATTCCCAGCAGCCCCCAGCTATTATATGAAATTGGAAGAGTAGCTGCCAAGTTGGATAAAACACTGGAG AAATTCCATCACCCAAAGTTAAGTAGTCTTCATCGGGAGAACTTCATCTGGAATCTGAAAAATGTTCctcttttggagaaatacctGTATGCCTTGGGCCAGAATCGGAATCGAGAGATTGTCGAACAGGTTGTTCAGCTGTTCAAGGATGAAGTAATGACCAAATTAAGTCAGTTTCGAGAAT gTATCAATCATGGAGATCTTAACGACCATAACATTTTAATAGAGTCCAGCAAGTCAGCCTTTGGAGATGCTGTATATCAAGTGTCTGGGATTTTAGATTTTGATGACATGAGCTATGGCTACTATGTGTTTGAAGTGGCAATCACCATCATGTACATGATGATTGAAAGCAAGACTCCTATACAAGTAGGAGGTCATGTCCTTGCAGGGTTTGAAAGTGTAGTCCCACTGACACCTGTGGAGAGGGGTGCTTTGTTTCTACTTGTTTGCAGTCGTTTTTGTCAGTCACTTGTCTTAGCTGCATACTCTTGCCAGCTATACCCAGAGAACAAAGAGTATCTCATGATTACTGCAAAAACTGGGTGGAAGCACTTACAGCAAATGTTTGACATGGGCCAGAAAGCTGTAGAAGAAATCTGGTTTGAAACTGCCAAGTCCTATGAATCTGGGATCTCCATGTGA